GCAATTGGCCATTATGTAATTGAACATAACCCAAATGCCAAAGTTGTATATTTATCATCAGAAAAATTTACAAATGAATTCATTAATTCTATTCGTGATAATAAAGCGGTCGATTTTCGTAATAAATACCGCAATGTAGATGTTTTATTGATAGATGATATTCAATTTTTAGCGGGAAAAGAACAAACTCAAGAAGAGTTTTTCCATACATTCAATGCATTACACGAAGAAAGTAAACAAATTGTAATTTCCAGTGATCGGCCACCAAAAGAAATTCCAACTTTAGAAGATCGTCTTCGTTCTCGCTTTGAATGGGGACTCATTACGGATATTACGCCACCAGATTTAGAAACACGAATTGCGATTTTACGTAAAAAGGCAAAGGCTGAAGGACTTGATATACCAAATGAGGTCATGCTTTATATCGCAAATCAAATCGATTCAAATATTCGTGAACTAGAAGGTGCACTCATCCGCGTTGTAGCTTATTCATCTTTAATTAACAAGGATATTAATGCTGATTTAGCAGCTGAAGCACTTAAAGATATTATTCCAAATTCTAAACCAAAAATTATCTCCATTTATGATATTCAAAAAGCTGTTGGAGATGTTTATCAAGTAAAATTAGAAGATTTCAAGGCGAAAAAGCGCACAAAGTCAGTTGCCTTTCCTCGCCAAATTGCAATGTATTTGTCACGCGAACTGACAGATTCCTCCTTACCTAAAATAGGTGAAGAATTTGGTGGACGTGATCATACAACCGTTATCCATGCCCATGAAAAAATTTCTAAGCTACTTAAGACGGATACGCAATTACAAAA
This genomic window from Bacillus anthracis str. Vollum contains:
- the dnaA gene encoding chromosomal replication initiator protein DnaA — protein: MENISDLWNSALKELEKKVSKPSYETWLKSTTAHNLKKDVLTITAPNEFARDWLESHYSELISETLYDLTGAKLAIRFIIPQSQAEEEIDLPPAKPNAAQDDSNHLPQSMLNPKYTFDTFVIGSGNRFAHAASLAVAEAPAKAYNPLFIYGGVGLGKTHLMHAIGHYVIEHNPNAKVVYLSSEKFTNEFINSIRDNKAVDFRNKYRNVDVLLIDDIQFLAGKEQTQEEFFHTFNALHEESKQIVISSDRPPKEIPTLEDRLRSRFEWGLITDITPPDLETRIAILRKKAKAEGLDIPNEVMLYIANQIDSNIRELEGALIRVVAYSSLINKDINADLAAEALKDIIPNSKPKIISIYDIQKAVGDVYQVKLEDFKAKKRTKSVAFPRQIAMYLSRELTDSSLPKIGEEFGGRDHTTVIHAHEKISKLLKTDTQLQKQVEEINDILK